From Micromonospora echinospora, one genomic window encodes:
- a CDS encoding YihY/virulence factor BrkB family protein, translating to MNVFGRIEAGANRRITSARRRSRLFDHVWRAGVRYNDVLAGRLAAAIAYYGFFAAFALALIGYAVFGAVVEDNDEVSEAAAGFLRENLPFLDPVQIADSSGRVGVIGLVLLALTGIGWVEAIRSSQRLIYGLNEQPGNLVVRRLVDLGILVALFVLLGVSVAAVDALESLLRFLLRSTGSVGLTTVSALLSVLINLVLASAFLVLVPRLRISRRRLRPVVLVVAVGITLLNTVGRYYVVRTERNPAYTVVAGAVGLLLYLYLLNQLVLFGAALAATSRTGQVLDMADGARPVAPVGDPAPDPPERPAPATG from the coding sequence GTGAACGTGTTCGGGCGGATCGAGGCCGGGGCCAACCGGCGGATCACGTCGGCGCGCCGACGGTCCCGGCTGTTCGACCACGTCTGGCGGGCCGGGGTGCGCTACAACGACGTGCTCGCCGGACGGCTCGCCGCGGCCATCGCCTACTACGGGTTCTTCGCGGCCTTCGCTCTCGCCCTGATCGGGTACGCGGTCTTCGGCGCGGTCGTCGAGGACAACGACGAGGTCAGTGAGGCGGCGGCCGGCTTCCTCCGGGAGAACCTGCCCTTCCTCGACCCGGTGCAGATCGCCGACAGCAGCGGCCGGGTCGGCGTGATCGGTCTGGTCCTCCTGGCCCTCACCGGCATCGGCTGGGTCGAGGCGATCCGTTCCTCGCAGCGGCTGATCTACGGCCTCAACGAGCAGCCGGGCAACCTGGTGGTCCGCCGTCTGGTGGACCTCGGCATCCTGGTCGCGCTCTTCGTGCTGCTCGGGGTGTCCGTGGCCGCCGTCGACGCGCTGGAGTCCCTGCTGCGCTTCCTGCTGCGCAGCACCGGCTCGGTGGGGCTGACCACGGTGAGCGCGCTGCTCAGCGTCCTGATCAACCTGGTGCTGGCCAGTGCCTTCCTGGTGCTGGTGCCCCGGCTGCGGATAAGTCGCCGTCGGCTGCGGCCGGTGGTCCTGGTGGTCGCCGTCGGCATCACCCTGCTCAACACGGTCGGCCGCTACTACGTGGTCCGGACCGAGCGGAACCCGGCCTACACGGTGGTGGCCGGCGCGGTCGGGCTGCTGCTCTACCTCTACCTGCTCAACCAGTTGGTGCTCTTCGGCGCGGCGCTCGCCGCGACCAGCCGGACCGGGCAGGTGCTCGACATGGCGGACGGCGCCCGTCCGGTCGCCCCGGTCGGCGACCCGGCACCGGATCCCCCGGAGCGTCCCGCCCCCGCGACCGGCTGA
- a CDS encoding protein phosphatase 2C domain-containing protein has translation MQVTMATSPAQRGEPNEDFAGAVPNAVVLLDGAGASGTTSTCSHGVAWYTRRLGGALLSRLAADDHDLTALLADAITQVTDSHRHTCDVHDPSSPSATVVIFRVIGDRADYLVLADSVLVVERDEGKPLVMTDDREAEIGRRYRAAMDAAVNDTPEHHQARREYIEAMRGHRNQPGGFWVAADDPRAAAQALTGDLPTHGIASVTLLSDGASRLVDRFRLADWPGALALLATAGPTEVIRRVRDAETSDPRGAKWPRGKTFDDATLAYCVGLDQVVR, from the coding sequence ATGCAGGTCACCATGGCGACCAGTCCTGCCCAGCGCGGCGAGCCCAACGAAGACTTCGCCGGCGCGGTCCCGAACGCCGTCGTGCTGCTCGACGGCGCGGGCGCGTCGGGCACGACGTCGACCTGTTCGCACGGCGTCGCCTGGTACACCCGCCGTCTCGGTGGCGCGTTGCTCTCCCGGTTGGCCGCCGACGACCACGACCTCACCGCTCTCCTGGCCGATGCCATCACCCAGGTGACTGACAGCCACCGGCACACCTGTGACGTTCATGATCCGAGCAGCCCGTCCGCAACCGTCGTCATCTTCCGGGTCATCGGCGACCGTGCCGACTACCTGGTTCTCGCCGACTCCGTTCTCGTTGTCGAGCGGGACGAGGGCAAGCCCCTCGTTATGACCGACGACCGCGAGGCGGAAATTGGTCGCCGCTACCGGGCCGCCATGGATGCCGCAGTCAACGACACCCCAGAACACCACCAGGCCCGCCGGGAGTACATCGAGGCCATGCGCGGCCATCGGAACCAGCCCGGCGGATTCTGGGTCGCCGCCGACGACCCACGAGCCGCTGCCCAGGCGCTGACCGGGGACCTGCCCACCCACGGCATTGCCTCCGTGACCCTGCTGAGTGACGGAGCCAGCCGACTCGTCGACCGGTTCCGGCTCGCGGACTGGCCCGGAGCCCTCGCGCTACTCGCCACAGCGGGTCCGACCGAGGTCATCCGGAGGGTTCGTGACGCGGAAACCAGCGACCCGCGCGGCGCGAAATGGCCACGTGGAAAAACCTTCGACGACGCCACTCTCGCGTACTGCGTTGGACTCGACCAAGTGGTGCGGTGA
- a CDS encoding sigma-70 family RNA polymerase sigma factor translates to MDRIAAIGDPFDLLREATARMAAAQEEVTELARLRRKVIQELHDAGVSYAQIAQRVGLTRGRIHQIRHGGPAPEGAFFGSGRVVVATPLKEEAIRGRPVIAIEDVAAAQRLGELARSLGLEPSFEHIPAGGAIDLNRPNLVVICGPRISEPVAQVLAQDPVLQFERVSEGPWTLVDRETGAVYRSGQDQNPPVASDVAYLGRLPRPDGRGSLIVLTGIHPPGSLGVIHLICTRLTELFAQVDTANFSVLIGTEYEPETNEPREVTILTPFYRLPEG, encoded by the coding sequence GTGGACAGGATCGCTGCGATAGGCGATCCGTTCGATCTGCTGCGGGAAGCCACGGCCCGCATGGCGGCAGCTCAGGAAGAGGTGACCGAGCTTGCCCGCCTGCGCCGGAAGGTCATCCAGGAACTGCACGACGCGGGCGTGTCGTATGCCCAGATCGCGCAACGCGTGGGGCTCACCCGGGGTCGCATTCACCAGATCCGCCATGGTGGTCCCGCTCCCGAGGGTGCCTTCTTCGGATCGGGTCGCGTGGTCGTCGCTACGCCGCTGAAGGAAGAGGCGATCAGAGGCCGGCCCGTCATCGCCATCGAGGACGTTGCCGCAGCACAACGGCTCGGCGAGCTTGCGCGGAGTCTGGGACTGGAGCCCTCGTTCGAGCACATCCCGGCCGGGGGAGCGATCGACCTCAACCGGCCGAACCTGGTGGTGATCTGCGGACCCCGCATCTCCGAGCCCGTCGCCCAGGTCCTCGCCCAGGACCCGGTCCTGCAGTTCGAGCGAGTCAGCGAGGGCCCGTGGACACTCGTCGACCGGGAGACCGGTGCTGTCTACCGGTCCGGGCAGGACCAAAACCCACCGGTCGCCTCGGACGTCGCCTACCTCGGTCGGCTACCACGGCCCGACGGACGTGGCTCACTGATCGTCCTCACGGGTATCCACCCGCCCGGCTCACTCGGCGTGATCCACCTGATCTGCACGCGACTCACCGAACTCTTCGCCCAGGTCGACACGGCCAACTTCTCCGTACTGATCGGCACGGAGTACGAACCGGAAACGAACGAGCCCCGCGAGGTCACGATCCTCACACCGTTCTACCGGCTGCCGGAAGGCTGA
- a CDS encoding DivIVA domain-containing protein codes for MYRSAVCAPLGPWQVRGRRFSLTHRWRRGLDPDEVHDFLDRVADDLATAYELLHRSQQETIRVKEALRRWQSQYAPRVNEQSYR; via the coding sequence CTGTACCGGTCGGCGGTATGCGCGCCGCTGGGACCATGGCAGGTTCGGGGGCGGCGGTTCTCGCTGACCCACCGGTGGCGGCGCGGGCTTGACCCGGACGAGGTGCATGACTTCCTCGACCGGGTCGCCGACGACCTGGCCACCGCCTACGAGCTGCTGCACCGCAGCCAACAGGAGACCATCCGGGTCAAGGAGGCGCTACGGCGGTGGCAGTCGCAGTACGCGCCCCGGGTCAACGAACAGAGTTACCGCTGA
- a CDS encoding 2'-5' RNA ligase family protein — protein sequence MRSTVDGSATGGTARGVDRRGATAGTAATTQIGVAVDIPEPWGSFLTRRRAEAGDPLAAHIPAHVTLLGPTEIPVDAMPVVEAHLAAVAAAHLPFSLHLRGTGTFRPVTQVVFVAVAAGISECELLAEAISAAPELHRETRFPYHPHVTVAQDVAPEALDRVYEDLADFSAIFEVEAFTLFSHSGQIRWQPRRDFRLGP from the coding sequence ATGAGGTCGACGGTGGACGGGTCAGCGACCGGAGGGACGGCGCGGGGCGTGGATCGCAGGGGCGCAACGGCAGGCACGGCCGCGACCACCCAGATCGGCGTGGCGGTCGACATTCCGGAACCGTGGGGTTCCTTCCTCACCCGTCGGCGGGCGGAGGCGGGTGACCCGCTGGCAGCCCACATCCCCGCGCACGTGACACTCCTCGGGCCCACCGAGATCCCGGTCGACGCCATGCCGGTCGTCGAGGCACACCTGGCCGCGGTGGCCGCCGCGCACCTGCCGTTCAGCCTGCACCTGCGGGGCACCGGCACCTTCCGCCCGGTGACCCAGGTGGTCTTCGTCGCGGTGGCCGCCGGGATCAGCGAGTGCGAACTGCTCGCCGAGGCGATCAGCGCCGCCCCGGAACTGCACCGGGAGACCCGGTTCCCGTACCACCCGCACGTGACGGTCGCCCAGGACGTCGCGCCGGAGGCGCTGGACCGGGTCTACGAGGACCTGGCCGACTTCTCCGCCATCTTCGAGGTGGAGGCCTTCACCCTCTTCTCGCACTCCGGCCAGATCCGCTGGCAACCCCGCCGCGACTTCCGCCTGGGCCCCTGA
- the trpS gene encoding tryptophan--tRNA ligase, with the protein MSDVPARPRVLSGIQPTADSFHLGNYLGAVRHWVALQDTHDAFYCVVDLHAITAGHDAKTLRQRSRTAAAQLLAVGLDPERCALFVQSQVPEHAQLAWILSCVTGFGEASRMTQFKDKSQKQGSDRASVGLFTYPILQAADILLYQADAVPVGEDQRQHLELTRDLAQRFNTSFGRTFTVPAAHIVRDTAKITDLQDPTAKMSKSSSSPAGIINLLEEPARSAKKIRSAVTDTGREIVFDAEAKPGIANLLTIYSALTGRSIDDLVAAYAGKGYGDLKKDLGEVVVEFVRPVQERTRSYLDDPAQLDKLLAQGAEKARAVAARTLATTYERVGFFPPVRIG; encoded by the coding sequence ATGTCCGACGTGCCTGCCCGCCCCCGCGTCCTCTCCGGCATCCAGCCGACGGCCGACTCGTTCCACCTCGGCAACTACCTGGGCGCGGTCCGGCACTGGGTGGCCCTCCAGGACACCCACGACGCCTTCTACTGTGTCGTCGACCTGCACGCCATCACCGCCGGACACGACGCGAAGACGTTGCGCCAGCGCAGCCGGACGGCCGCCGCGCAGCTGCTCGCCGTCGGACTGGACCCGGAGCGCTGCGCGCTGTTCGTCCAGTCCCAGGTGCCCGAGCACGCCCAGCTGGCCTGGATCCTCTCCTGCGTCACCGGGTTCGGCGAGGCCAGCCGGATGACCCAGTTCAAGGACAAGTCGCAGAAGCAGGGCAGCGACCGGGCCAGCGTGGGCCTCTTCACGTACCCAATCCTCCAGGCCGCCGACATCCTGCTCTACCAGGCGGACGCGGTGCCGGTCGGCGAGGACCAGCGCCAGCACCTGGAACTCACCCGGGACCTGGCCCAGCGCTTCAACACCAGCTTCGGCCGGACGTTCACCGTGCCGGCGGCCCACATCGTCCGGGACACCGCGAAGATCACCGACCTCCAGGACCCGACCGCGAAGATGTCGAAGTCGTCGTCCTCGCCGGCCGGCATCATCAACCTCCTGGAGGAGCCGGCCCGCTCGGCCAAGAAGATCCGCTCGGCGGTCACCGACACCGGCCGGGAGATCGTCTTCGACGCCGAGGCCAAGCCGGGCATCGCCAACCTGCTGACCATCTACTCCGCGCTGACCGGCCGGAGCATCGACGACCTGGTCGCCGCGTACGCCGGCAAGGGCTACGGCGATCTCAAGAAGGACCTCGGCGAGGTGGTGGTGGAGTTCGTCCGGCCGGTGCAGGAGCGCACCCGCAGCTACCTGGACGACCCGGCCCAGCTCGACAAGCTGCTCGCGCAGGGGGCCGAGAAGGCCCGCGCGGTCGCGGCCCGAACCCTCGCGACCACATACGAGCGGGTCGGGTTCTTCCCGCCGGTACGCATCGGGTGA
- a CDS encoding hemolysin family protein produces the protein MVRAADGATRLVTHLLGAGPAAGRERISEADLRDLVAANTVLDADERRIIDEVLVAGASLVREVMMPRTEVVFLSARLTVAEAAELARTATHTRYPVVDGTHDDVVGFVHLRDLLLRPDPDPDPRATVGELTREVKRLPGSKRVLAALTEMRRERHHLAVVVDEYGGTAGIVTLEDLIEELIGEIHDEYDTDPDPVHAGLPAVVDGRLNLADFAERTGVVLPVGPYETVGGHVMAALGRLPVVGDEVSVAAEPGERPAGGANRPPSGGTGHPVAEPAPLAGWSLRVLAVEGRRVARVAVAVARPAEPRRPLPASPAPPAAVGAKPNAGPS, from the coding sequence GTGGTCCGCGCCGCCGACGGCGCGACCCGACTGGTGACCCACCTGCTGGGCGCCGGCCCCGCCGCCGGGCGGGAACGGATCAGCGAGGCGGATCTGCGTGACCTGGTCGCCGCGAACACCGTTCTCGACGCGGACGAGCGCCGGATCATCGACGAGGTGCTGGTGGCCGGGGCGAGCCTGGTCCGCGAGGTGATGATGCCCCGCACCGAGGTGGTCTTCCTCTCGGCGCGGCTCACCGTCGCCGAGGCCGCCGAACTGGCCCGCACCGCGACGCACACCCGCTACCCGGTGGTCGACGGCACCCACGACGACGTGGTCGGCTTCGTGCACCTGCGTGACCTGCTGCTCCGGCCCGACCCGGATCCGGATCCCCGGGCCACCGTCGGCGAGCTGACCCGTGAGGTGAAACGTCTTCCCGGCAGCAAGCGGGTGCTGGCGGCGCTGACCGAGATGCGCCGGGAACGGCACCACCTCGCGGTGGTGGTCGACGAGTACGGCGGCACCGCCGGCATCGTCACCCTGGAGGACCTGATCGAGGAGCTGATCGGGGAGATCCACGACGAGTACGACACCGACCCCGACCCGGTGCACGCCGGCCTTCCCGCCGTGGTGGACGGCCGGCTGAACCTCGCCGACTTCGCCGAGCGCACCGGCGTGGTGCTGCCCGTCGGTCCGTACGAGACGGTGGGCGGGCACGTGATGGCGGCCCTGGGCCGACTGCCGGTCGTCGGCGACGAGGTGTCGGTGGCCGCCGAGCCCGGTGAGCGCCCCGCCGGTGGCGCGAACCGTCCCCCGAGCGGCGGAACGGGTCACCCCGTCGCGGAACCGGCTCCGCTGGCCGGCTGGTCGCTGCGGGTGCTCGCGGTGGAGGGACGCCGGGTGGCCCGGGTGGCAGTCGCGGTGGCCCGCCCCGCCGAACCGCGTCGCCCGCTTCCGGCCAGCCCCGCCCCACCGGCCGCCGTCGGGGCGAAGCCGAACGCCGGCCCGTCATGA
- the galE gene encoding UDP-glucose 4-epimerase GalE, whose amino-acid sequence MKLLVTGGAGYIGSVVTRMLLDAGHEVVVLDDLRTGHRAALAPEATHVEAPVHEAAGVLTPQAGFDGVLHFAALIAAGESMVRPELYWHTNTVGSLALIDAVRAAGVPRLVFSSTAAVYGNPVELPIPETAVKAPTNTYGATKLAVDMALTSEAIGHDLAAVSLRYFNVAGAYLRGGKAIGERHDPETHLIPIALEVAAGRREKLQLFGDDYPTVDGTCVRDYIHVEDLARAHLLALDAATPGQHRIYNLGNGNGFTNRQVVEVVREVTGHPVPVEVAPRREGDPAELVASSRLARAELGWTPEKPTLRDMVGDAWAFYRAHVLERP is encoded by the coding sequence GTGAAACTGCTCGTCACCGGTGGGGCCGGCTACATCGGCAGTGTGGTGACCCGGATGCTGCTGGACGCCGGTCACGAGGTGGTCGTCCTCGACGACCTGCGTACCGGCCACCGGGCGGCGCTCGCCCCCGAGGCGACCCACGTCGAGGCCCCGGTGCACGAGGCCGCCGGTGTGCTCACCCCGCAGGCCGGGTTCGACGGGGTGCTGCACTTCGCCGCGTTGATCGCCGCCGGCGAGTCCATGGTGCGGCCGGAGCTGTACTGGCACACCAACACCGTCGGCTCGCTGGCGCTGATCGACGCCGTCCGCGCCGCCGGGGTGCCGCGCCTGGTCTTCTCCTCCACCGCCGCCGTCTACGGCAACCCGGTCGAGCTGCCCATCCCGGAGACGGCGGTCAAGGCCCCCACCAACACGTACGGCGCGACCAAGCTCGCCGTCGACATGGCGCTCACCTCCGAGGCGATCGGACACGACCTGGCGGCGGTCTCGCTGCGCTACTTCAACGTCGCCGGGGCGTACCTGCGCGGCGGGAAGGCCATCGGCGAGCGGCACGACCCGGAGACCCACCTGATCCCGATCGCGCTGGAGGTCGCCGCCGGACGCCGGGAGAAGCTCCAGCTCTTCGGGGACGACTACCCCACCGTCGACGGCACCTGCGTACGCGACTACATCCACGTCGAGGACCTCGCCCGCGCCCACCTGCTCGCGCTGGACGCGGCGACCCCCGGCCAGCACCGGATCTACAACCTCGGCAACGGCAACGGCTTCACCAACCGGCAGGTCGTCGAGGTGGTCCGCGAGGTCACCGGGCACCCCGTTCCGGTCGAGGTCGCCCCGCGCCGCGAGGGCGACCCGGCCGAGCTGGTCGCCTCGTCCCGGCTGGCCCGCGCGGAACTCGGCTGGACACCCGAGAAGCCGACCCTGCGGGACATGGTCGGCGACGCCTGGGCGTTCTACCGCGCGCACGTCCTGGAGCGGCCGTGA
- the galK gene encoding galactokinase — protein MTGRPTGEVADRAPGDLPARDTAGDVADRATAGFRQRYAAEPAGRWAAPGRANLIGEHTDYNDGFVLPFALSLRTVVAAAPEPDQVWTVCSELTDEPVRFTVDDLAPGRVTGWGAYVAGVVWALREAGHAVPGARLAVASDVPLGSGLSSSAALEAAVLAALVDLGGLDLPAEQRPRLAQRAENAYVGAPTGIMDQSAVIRCRAGHALFLDCRTEAVEHIPFDLDAAGLAMLVVDSRAPHRHADGEYAARRRSCEQAAELLGVPALRDVPTDGLATALERLGDDETRRRVRHVVTEDQRVLDTVALLRAGRVREIGPLLTASHTSMRDDFEITVPEIDLAVETALAAGALGARMTGGGFGGCVLALVEATSVDAVATAVTAAYAEHGFAAPGHVRVRPAPGAARL, from the coding sequence GTGACCGGGCGCCCCACCGGTGAGGTCGCCGACCGCGCCCCCGGTGACCTCCCGGCCCGTGACACCGCCGGTGACGTCGCCGACCGCGCCACCGCCGGCTTCCGGCAGCGGTACGCCGCCGAGCCGGCCGGCCGCTGGGCGGCTCCCGGGCGGGCCAACCTGATCGGCGAACACACCGACTACAACGACGGTTTCGTGCTCCCCTTCGCCCTGTCCCTGCGGACGGTGGTGGCCGCCGCCCCGGAGCCCGACCAGGTCTGGACGGTCTGCTCGGAACTCACCGACGAACCGGTGCGGTTCACCGTCGACGACCTCGCCCCGGGCCGGGTCACCGGCTGGGGGGCGTACGTCGCCGGGGTGGTCTGGGCGCTGCGCGAGGCCGGCCACGCCGTACCGGGCGCACGGCTCGCCGTCGCCAGTGACGTACCGCTCGGCTCCGGCCTCTCCTCGTCGGCCGCGCTGGAGGCCGCCGTGCTGGCCGCCCTGGTCGACCTCGGCGGGCTGGACCTTCCCGCCGAGCAGCGGCCCCGGCTCGCCCAGCGCGCCGAGAACGCCTACGTCGGCGCGCCGACCGGGATCATGGACCAGTCCGCCGTGATCCGCTGCCGGGCCGGGCACGCCCTCTTCCTCGACTGCCGCACCGAGGCGGTCGAGCACATCCCGTTCGACCTCGACGCCGCCGGTCTGGCCATGCTGGTCGTCGACAGCCGGGCCCCGCACCGGCACGCCGACGGCGAGTACGCGGCCCGTCGGCGGTCCTGCGAGCAGGCGGCCGAACTGCTCGGGGTGCCCGCCCTGCGGGACGTGCCCACCGACGGGCTGGCGACCGCGCTGGAGCGGCTCGGTGACGACGAGACCCGGCGGCGGGTGCGGCACGTGGTGACCGAGGACCAGCGGGTCCTCGACACCGTCGCGCTGCTCCGCGCCGGCCGGGTACGCGAGATCGGGCCGCTGCTGACCGCCTCGCACACGTCCATGCGGGACGACTTCGAGATCACCGTGCCGGAGATCGACCTCGCGGTCGAGACGGCGCTGGCCGCCGGGGCGCTCGGCGCGCGGATGACCGGCGGCGGCTTCGGCGGCTGCGTCCTGGCGCTGGTGGAGGCGACCTCAGTCGACGCGGTCGCCACCGCCGTCACGGCCGCGTACGCCGAGCACGGCTTCGCCGCGCCGGGTCACGTCCGGGTGCGGCCCGCCCCGGGCGCTGCCCGGCTCTGA
- a CDS encoding glycosyl hydrolase family 28-related protein, with protein MTAVALVPAIVTGPTAVASPAGVTSAAAPPRSAPAGTSVYRTMPTDPTAVVLGSTQFPVHGDGVGDDTASVQAAIDEASRRGGENGLGNIVGGARGVTVGDGGGVVFVPEGRYRLSRRVDLHASVRLIGFGAKRPEFHLGESTPGFQEGNQSFLFVATRRPYQPGTTPTFGNNDTFGTGLVNLDIRIGAGNPAAVAVRFSGAQMFVLQDLDIHVGDGYAGIDHNANLIQRVRVDGGAVGLLAYAASPGWQTTLLDTTFTGQREAAIRLHTDSKLSLVRNRFADAPAGIVATPGQTQRLYVQDSVFEDIAGPAITLNDNEAIPGGTEPDLIRGQNQLNVVNTGVTRAGALLTTVPSGRTWAGPGPSYLVRDATLGLRVHDALGADERRAAGVVVSAVPAAPPSFTRLLTSDVPLPPASDSWVNLAEYAAARGVTVGTGTSDDHAIFQQAIDTHDTVYVPMGQYLIGDTLRLRPQSNLIGLHPRQTWLKLPDRAPAFGDPDRPKAMIETPRGGTNQVTGLGLDSARQTPGAVQVLWRSGARSHLADTLTQFVKWHPEQTQPGDPTAGDPGYQYRGRHKYNFWVQGGGGTFVNLWSVAGWADNGFLVEDTAVRGRVYEVSVEHHEHREVVLRRVRNWEFHALQTEDHIYGWRSQAVELDDVHDVLFGNTVFFRVATVLGPYPYAVGMRNSSGIVIRGTRGYRPDNTANTRWGATVADVVTGRTVPELEVAYLGVGVPNEVPEPAGVYAAPDDPGLTVVPGHSGSTTVRLRNDGPGTLTRLAVGVRAPTGWQARAALDTATLRAGGTATATLDVRLPADAEGDGVVALTLAYSRAGQQQEIPLTLPVRVGGENLAVGATVTASSTLSTNVAGNAVDGNQTGGRWISGSADPSPTLTIDLGEPADLHRLVLYSGVAGSDSLRVRAFRVDGLVGGVWTPIGTVAENSASPVRLDLADAPRGIQQVRLSFTEPSPTDGLARVFEVEIHGTR; from the coding sequence GTGACCGCTGTGGCCCTGGTTCCGGCGATCGTCACCGGCCCGACCGCCGTCGCGTCACCGGCCGGCGTGACCTCCGCCGCCGCGCCGCCCCGCTCGGCGCCGGCCGGTACCTCGGTCTACCGGACCATGCCGACCGATCCCACCGCGGTCGTCCTCGGCAGCACGCAGTTTCCGGTGCACGGCGACGGCGTCGGCGACGACACCGCGTCGGTGCAGGCGGCCATCGACGAAGCCTCCCGCCGCGGCGGCGAGAACGGCCTGGGCAACATCGTCGGCGGGGCCCGTGGCGTCACCGTCGGCGACGGCGGCGGTGTGGTCTTCGTGCCAGAGGGGCGTTACCGGTTGTCCCGCCGGGTCGACCTGCACGCCTCGGTGCGGCTGATCGGCTTCGGGGCGAAACGTCCCGAGTTCCACCTCGGCGAGTCGACCCCCGGTTTCCAGGAGGGCAACCAGTCCTTCCTGTTCGTCGCCACCCGCCGGCCGTACCAGCCGGGGACCACGCCGACCTTCGGCAACAACGACACCTTCGGCACCGGACTGGTCAACCTGGACATCCGCATCGGCGCGGGCAACCCGGCGGCCGTCGCGGTGCGGTTCAGCGGCGCGCAGATGTTCGTCCTCCAGGATCTCGACATCCACGTCGGCGACGGGTACGCCGGTATCGACCACAACGCCAACCTGATCCAGCGGGTCCGGGTCGACGGTGGCGCGGTCGGCCTGCTGGCGTACGCCGCCTCCCCCGGCTGGCAGACGACCCTGCTCGACACCACCTTCACCGGCCAGCGTGAGGCCGCGATCAGGCTGCACACCGACAGCAAGCTCAGCCTGGTCCGCAACCGGTTCGCCGACGCGCCCGCCGGCATCGTCGCCACCCCCGGCCAGACCCAGCGTCTCTACGTCCAGGACTCCGTCTTCGAGGACATCGCCGGGCCGGCGATCACCCTCAACGACAACGAGGCGATTCCCGGCGGCACCGAGCCGGACCTGATCCGGGGCCAGAACCAGCTCAACGTGGTGAACACCGGCGTGACCCGGGCCGGCGCGCTGCTGACCACCGTGCCCAGCGGGCGTACCTGGGCCGGGCCCGGCCCGTCCTACCTGGTCCGGGACGCGACGCTCGGCCTGCGCGTGCACGACGCGCTCGGTGCCGACGAGCGGCGTGCGGCAGGAGTGGTGGTCTCGGCCGTGCCCGCCGCGCCACCGAGCTTCACCCGGCTGCTCACCTCGGACGTCCCGCTGCCGCCGGCCAGCGACAGCTGGGTGAACCTGGCCGAGTACGCCGCCGCCCGTGGCGTCACCGTCGGCACCGGCACCAGCGACGACCACGCCATCTTCCAGCAGGCCATCGACACGCACGACACGGTGTACGTGCCGATGGGCCAGTACCTGATCGGGGACACCCTGCGGCTGCGTCCGCAGAGCAACCTGATCGGCCTGCACCCCCGGCAGACCTGGCTGAAACTGCCCGACCGCGCACCCGCGTTCGGTGACCCGGACCGGCCGAAGGCGATGATCGAGACCCCGCGCGGGGGAACGAACCAGGTCACCGGCCTCGGTCTCGACTCCGCCCGGCAGACCCCGGGCGCGGTGCAGGTGCTCTGGCGGTCCGGCGCGCGCAGTCACCTCGCCGACACCCTGACCCAGTTCGTCAAGTGGCACCCCGAGCAGACCCAGCCCGGTGACCCGACTGCCGGCGACCCGGGCTACCAGTACCGGGGCCGGCACAAGTACAACTTCTGGGTGCAGGGCGGGGGCGGCACCTTCGTCAACCTGTGGAGCGTCGCCGGCTGGGCGGACAACGGCTTCCTCGTCGAGGACACCGCGGTCCGGGGCCGGGTGTACGAGGTCTCCGTCGAGCACCACGAGCACCGTGAGGTCGTGCTGCGCCGGGTGCGCAACTGGGAGTTCCACGCCCTCCAGACCGAGGATCACATCTACGGCTGGCGGTCGCAGGCCGTCGAGTTGGACGACGTGCACGACGTGCTCTTCGGCAACACGGTCTTCTTCCGCGTCGCCACGGTGCTCGGGCCCTACCCGTACGCCGTCGGTATGCGGAACAGCAGCGGCATCGTGATTCGCGGCACCCGTGGCTACCGTCCGGACAACACGGCGAACACCCGCTGGGGCGCCACCGTCGCCGACGTGGTGACCGGCCGCACCGTTCCCGAACTGGAGGTGGCCTACCTCGGGGTGGGCGTGCCCAACGAGGTGCCCGAGCCGGCCGGCGTGTACGCCGCGCCGGACGACCCGGGGCTCACCGTCGTACCCGGACACTCGGGCAGCACCACGGTGCGGCTGCGCAACGACGGTCCGGGGACGCTCACCCGCCTCGCGGTCGGTGTCCGGGCCCCGACCGGGTGGCAGGCGCGGGCGGCGCTCGACACGGCGACGCTGCGCGCCGGTGGCACCGCCACGGCCACTCTCGACGTGCGGCTGCCAGCGGACGCGGAGGGCGACGGCGTCGTGGCGCTGACCCTGGCCTACAGTCGGGCCGGGCAGCAGCAGGAGATCCCGCTGACCCTGCCGGTCCGGGTCGGCGGCGAGAACCTGGCGGTGGGCGCCACGGTGACGGCCAGCTCGACGCTCTCCACGAACGTCGCCGGCAACGCCGTCGACGGGAACCAGACCGGCGGCCGGTGGATCTCCGGCTCGGCCGACCCGTCCCCGACGCTCACCATCGACCTGGGGGAGCCGGCGGACCTGCACCGGCTCGTCCTCTACAGCGGGGTGGCCGGCTCGGACAGCCTCCGGGTGCGGGCCTTCCGGGTCGACGGCCTGGTCGGCGGGGTCTGGACGCCGATCGGAACCGTGGCGGAGAACTCCGCCAGTCCGGTCCGGCTCGACCTGGCCGACGCGCCGCGCGGCATCCAGCAGGTACGCCTGTCGTTCACCGAGCCCAGTCCGACCGACGGGCTGGCCCGCGTCTTCGAGGTGGAGATCCATGGCACCCGGTGA